A region from the Oceanidesulfovibrio marinus genome encodes:
- a CDS encoding pyruvate carboxylase, with protein sequence MSIKSFQKVQEEIKGKPILVANRGIPARRILRSIYERFDAIPIMTATQVDKTSPSTSGAQELLLLGKDPRAYLDIELIIRKAKARGVVAIHPGWGFASEDEAFPKLCDEAGIRFIGAWAEPMRKLGNKVALRQLAQELGVPVVPGSNGAVDIPEARRLAQEIGFPIMLKAEGGGGGRGIFAVHSEKELESAFEKASVMAKASFGNPRLFVEKMLTDIRHIEIQVIADKYGNVFAFDERDCSVQRNHQKLIEITPSPWPGMTQELRERLKEYSIRLVKAVDYYSLATVEFLVDSTGEPYLIEANTRLQVEHGITESRYGIDLVEEQIAIAFDGELRFNEEETKPLLHAMQVRINCEDPKQNFAPNSGLITRYISAGGPGVRLDSCIAAGYEFPSQYDSAGSLLISMGSSWEKTLAVMNRALREYTIGGIKTTIPFHRQVIKHPVFRAGEYNTAFIAEHPEIYNYLDVETESTRLSRLIAEITAKGYNPHIKYGEYRSRDTPRMPKYEIVQPKFDVKDHPTPYPRGDRKAILDFVRDSGYTHFTDTTARDITQSNSGNRFRLAEDEVMGPYLDNCRFFSLENGGGAHFHVAMLANMTYPFTEGKKWNEFAPKTLKQILIRSTNVLGYKPQPKNIMRLTGEMVNEHYDIIRCFDFLNHIENMRSFAEVVLDSKANIFEPALSMSWSRGFDVDHYLGVTEEILRMVGDVAGVNTTEASKRIILGLKDMAGMCPPRFIRALVEALRKRWPDLVLHYHRHYTDGLFVPAVGAAAEAGAHIVDTAIGSTVRWYGQGDVLSTAAYIEDELGLKTNLDKGMIRQANFVLKQIMPYYDRYCTPFFQGIDYDVVEHAMPGGATSSSQEGAMKQGYIHLLPYMLRFLAGTRKIVRYHDVTPGSQVTWNTAFLAVTSAYQRGGEEEVLTLLDVLDGVVNNPTQEIDPDGKAPALMIYQDANDAFRDLLLGKYGRLPLGFPPDWVYRSAFGRDYKKALAKRTEVSPLEFLKDMDLTEEREALRGHLQREPSEEEFVMYLNHPGDALNTIRFHNEFGNPNCLPLDVWFEGAEISKEVQFNDSAGKPHSMTVLRITRPDDRGMSIVRYILDSEILDYEVKVCEVESHVEGGLEMADPNNPYHMGSPGTGDLWVMYVSPGDMVKKGEEIFNISIMKQEKAVLAPVDGHVKRVLKTAKYSEDRQMVPVKGGELIVELEAAPVTCPTCEKPLMDVACRYCPHCGERLGEEAAL encoded by the coding sequence GTGTCAATCAAGTCTTTCCAGAAAGTCCAGGAAGAGATCAAGGGCAAGCCCATTCTGGTTGCCAACCGGGGCATCCCGGCACGCCGCATCCTGCGCTCTATTTACGAGCGATTCGACGCCATCCCGATTATGACCGCCACCCAGGTGGACAAAACCTCGCCCTCCACTTCCGGCGCTCAGGAGCTTTTGCTGCTGGGCAAAGATCCCCGCGCCTATCTGGATATCGAGCTCATCATTCGCAAAGCCAAGGCGCGCGGCGTGGTGGCCATCCACCCCGGCTGGGGCTTCGCCTCCGAGGATGAGGCCTTTCCAAAGCTCTGCGACGAGGCGGGCATCCGCTTTATCGGTGCATGGGCCGAGCCCATGCGCAAGCTGGGCAACAAAGTCGCCCTGCGGCAGCTTGCCCAGGAGCTCGGCGTTCCTGTGGTGCCCGGCTCCAACGGCGCCGTGGACATTCCCGAGGCGCGCCGCCTTGCCCAGGAGATCGGCTTCCCCATCATGCTCAAGGCGGAAGGCGGCGGCGGAGGCCGCGGCATCTTTGCCGTGCACAGCGAGAAAGAGCTTGAGAGCGCCTTCGAGAAAGCCTCGGTCATGGCCAAGGCCTCCTTTGGCAACCCCCGGCTGTTCGTGGAAAAGATGCTCACGGACATCCGGCATATCGAGATTCAGGTCATTGCCGACAAGTACGGCAATGTCTTCGCCTTTGACGAACGCGACTGCTCCGTGCAGCGCAATCACCAGAAGCTCATCGAGATCACGCCTTCGCCCTGGCCGGGAATGACCCAGGAGCTGCGCGAACGGCTCAAGGAGTACTCCATCCGGCTGGTCAAGGCCGTGGACTACTACTCCCTGGCCACGGTGGAGTTCCTGGTGGACTCCACGGGCGAGCCGTACCTCATCGAGGCCAACACCCGCCTGCAGGTGGAGCACGGTATTACCGAAAGCCGCTACGGCATCGACCTGGTGGAAGAGCAGATCGCCATCGCCTTTGACGGCGAGCTGCGCTTCAACGAGGAGGAGACCAAACCGCTGCTGCACGCTATGCAGGTGCGCATCAACTGCGAGGACCCCAAGCAGAACTTCGCGCCCAACTCCGGGTTGATCACCCGGTATATCTCGGCGGGCGGTCCCGGCGTGCGCCTCGATTCGTGCATCGCCGCCGGCTACGAGTTCCCCTCGCAGTACGACTCGGCAGGATCGCTGCTCATCAGTATGGGCTCCTCGTGGGAGAAGACCCTGGCCGTGATGAACCGCGCCCTGCGCGAGTACACCATCGGCGGCATCAAGACCACGATCCCGTTCCATCGCCAGGTCATCAAGCATCCCGTGTTCCGCGCCGGCGAGTACAACACCGCCTTCATCGCGGAGCATCCGGAGATTTACAACTATCTGGACGTGGAGACCGAATCCACGCGCCTCTCGCGCCTCATCGCCGAGATCACGGCCAAGGGCTACAACCCGCACATCAAGTACGGGGAGTACCGCTCGCGCGATACGCCGCGCATGCCCAAGTACGAGATCGTGCAGCCCAAATTCGACGTGAAGGATCATCCCACGCCGTATCCCCGCGGCGACCGCAAGGCGATCCTCGATTTCGTGCGCGACTCCGGCTACACCCACTTTACGGACACCACGGCGCGCGACATCACGCAGTCCAACAGCGGCAACCGCTTCCGCTTGGCCGAAGACGAGGTCATGGGCCCGTACCTGGACAACTGCCGCTTCTTCTCTCTGGAGAATGGCGGCGGCGCCCACTTCCACGTGGCCATGCTCGCGAATATGACCTACCCCTTCACGGAGGGGAAGAAGTGGAACGAGTTCGCGCCCAAGACGCTGAAGCAGATCCTGATTCGCTCCACCAACGTGCTCGGCTACAAGCCACAGCCCAAGAACATCATGCGGCTGACCGGCGAGATGGTGAACGAGCACTACGACATCATCCGCTGCTTCGACTTCCTCAACCACATCGAGAACATGCGCTCATTCGCCGAGGTCGTGCTGGACTCCAAGGCAAACATCTTCGAGCCGGCGCTCTCCATGTCCTGGTCGCGCGGCTTCGATGTGGACCACTACCTCGGCGTGACCGAGGAGATCCTGCGCATGGTGGGCGACGTGGCCGGCGTGAACACCACCGAGGCGTCCAAGCGCATCATCCTGGGCCTCAAAGACATGGCCGGGATGTGCCCGCCGCGGTTCATCCGCGCCCTGGTGGAGGCTCTGCGCAAGAGGTGGCCCGACCTGGTGCTGCACTACCATCGCCACTACACGGACGGCCTGTTCGTGCCGGCGGTGGGCGCCGCGGCAGAGGCCGGCGCGCATATCGTGGACACGGCCATCGGCTCCACGGTGCGCTGGTACGGCCAGGGTGACGTGCTCTCTACGGCCGCATATATAGAGGATGAGCTCGGCCTGAAGACCAATCTGGACAAGGGCATGATTCGCCAGGCCAACTTCGTGCTCAAGCAGATCATGCCGTACTACGATCGCTACTGCACCCCGTTCTTCCAGGGCATCGACTACGATGTGGTGGAGCACGCCATGCCCGGCGGCGCTACGTCCTCGTCCCAGGAAGGGGCCATGAAGCAGGGCTACATCCACCTGCTGCCGTACATGCTGCGCTTTTTGGCCGGTACGCGGAAGATCGTGCGCTACCACGACGTAACGCCCGGCTCCCAGGTCACCTGGAACACGGCCTTCCTGGCCGTGACATCCGCATACCAGCGCGGCGGCGAGGAAGAGGTGCTGACCCTGCTGGACGTGCTGGACGGCGTGGTGAACAATCCGACCCAGGAGATCGACCCTGACGGCAAGGCGCCTGCGCTGATGATCTACCAGGACGCCAACGACGCCTTCCGCGATCTGCTTCTGGGCAAGTACGGCCGGCTGCCCCTGGGGTTCCCGCCGGATTGGGTCTACCGCAGCGCCTTTGGCCGCGACTACAAGAAGGCCCTGGCCAAGCGTACCGAGGTTTCGCCCCTGGAGTTCCTCAAGGACATGGACCTCACGGAGGAGCGCGAGGCATTGCGCGGCCATCTGCAGCGCGAGCCCAGCGAAGAAGAGTTCGTCATGTACCTGAACCATCCGGGCGATGCGCTGAACACCATTCGTTTCCACAACGAGTTCGGCAACCCGAACTGTCTGCCTCTGGACGTGTGGTTCGAGGGCGCCGAGATCAGCAAGGAAGTGCAGTTCAACGACTCGGCCGGCAAGCCGCACAGCATGACTGTCCTGCGCATCACGCGCCCGGACGATCGCGGCATGAGCATCGTGCGCTACATCCTGGACAGCGAGATCCTGGACTACGAGGTCAAGGTGTGCGAGGTGGAGTCCCACGTCGAGGGCGGCCTGGAGATGGCCGATCCCAACAACCCGTACCACATGGGCTCTCCGGGCACCGGTGATCTCTGGGTGATGTACGTGAGCCCCGGCGACATGGTGAAGAAGGGCGAAGAGATATTCAATATCTCCATCATGAAGCAGGAGAAGGCCGTGTTGGCGCCCGTGGACGGGCACGTGAAACGGGTGCTCAAGACAGCAAAGTACTCGGAGGACAGGCAGATGGTGCCGGTGAAGGGCGGCGAGCTCATCGTGGAGCTGGAAGCCGCACCGGTGACGTGTCCCACCTGCGAGAAGCCGTTGATGGATGTGGCCTGCAGATACTGCCCACATTGTGGCGAGAGACTGGGCGAGGAAGCGGCTCTGTGA
- a CDS encoding biotin--[acetyl-CoA-carboxylase] ligase, translating to MPVYIWQAETPEAAGPIKDIAKPLDWTAPPDGWGHDLVELAMWDDAPCPPGVPGSCMVSEVNKDDGGPAILFFSAASSALDIGRELGASGGLQEWDSVIVGSQWAGRGQLRRGWHSPEGNMYVGWRIPSPAGPGDELASIVTGVALAEAFSELGIELELKWPNDLVLMQCEGRPVGERGWGLKVGGILLEERGGVLIAGIGVNLNETPPAETLRDGHAVPAGCLVQDPDPTKRRAGPLALWQAVAPAARRHYEELAKWSAAEVVERAEARLAWKGRPVSVWHESSPKEHLDFDKRAGTIVGLTVHGAIRIAFDDGEKTFSSAQLTPLES from the coding sequence ATGCCCGTATACATTTGGCAGGCAGAAACGCCCGAGGCGGCCGGACCGATCAAGGATATTGCGAAGCCCCTGGACTGGACCGCTCCGCCGGACGGCTGGGGCCACGATCTGGTGGAGCTGGCCATGTGGGACGACGCGCCGTGCCCTCCCGGCGTTCCGGGTAGCTGCATGGTCAGCGAGGTGAACAAGGACGACGGCGGTCCGGCGATTCTTTTCTTTTCCGCCGCCTCCTCCGCCCTGGATATCGGCCGGGAGCTGGGCGCGTCCGGCGGCCTGCAGGAGTGGGACTCCGTCATCGTAGGCAGCCAGTGGGCGGGCCGTGGGCAGCTTCGCCGCGGCTGGCATTCGCCGGAGGGCAACATGTACGTGGGGTGGCGGATTCCCTCGCCTGCAGGGCCGGGGGATGAGCTGGCATCCATCGTCACGGGCGTGGCCCTGGCCGAGGCGTTTTCCGAGCTGGGCATCGAGCTGGAGCTCAAGTGGCCCAATGACCTGGTGCTCATGCAGTGCGAGGGCCGGCCGGTGGGCGAAAGGGGCTGGGGCCTCAAGGTGGGCGGCATCTTACTGGAAGAGCGCGGTGGCGTGCTCATCGCTGGTATCGGCGTGAATCTGAACGAGACACCCCCGGCCGAGACGCTGCGGGACGGCCACGCCGTGCCTGCTGGATGTCTGGTGCAGGACCCGGACCCCACCAAGCGCCGCGCCGGACCGCTGGCGCTGTGGCAGGCCGTGGCTCCGGCGGCGCGCAGGCATTACGAGGAGCTCGCGAAATGGAGCGCTGCCGAGGTGGTGGAGCGCGCCGAGGCGCGTCTGGCCTGGAAAGGGCGGCCAGTTTCCGTATGGCACGAATCATCGCCAAAAGAGCACTTGGATTTTGACAAACGTGCAGGAACAATAGTAGGGCTCACTGTTCACGGGGCTATCCGCATCGCATTTGATGACGGTGAGAAGACTTTCTCATCGGCGCAGCTGACCCCCCTCGAATCCTGA
- a CDS encoding tRNA nucleotidyltransferase, which produces MRLYLAGGAVRDMLLGRPAADRDFVYFGEEAELLQRFPDAKRAGKSFSIFIHRGMEFAPPRGATIHEDLLRRDLTVNALAMDEDGRLYLHPRAAEDLANQVLRPASDRSFTDDPLRVFRGPRFLAKHPDFSAHPELVSAMRQAAEDGLLDGLDAERVGAEVIKTLNAPRPGNFLRLLAKAHCLEPWFPELAGTDDIPAGPLPFHDESVLEHTAQCMDRAASLCAFFPQAEVPTAVWMSLCHDLGKASTDPELWPKHYGHEGRGEESAAALADRLRLSNRLRKAGTVASARHMTMARYASLRPGTRVDMLDALHRDRLVEEMLVTAAADGDIPPDAALFTAVRQDLSRMLAVHLPSEDQGKGPESGEKLRSLRCQALAESDSSL; this is translated from the coding sequence ATGCGACTCTATCTTGCAGGCGGCGCCGTCCGCGACATGCTCCTGGGCAGACCGGCAGCCGACCGCGATTTCGTCTACTTCGGCGAGGAGGCCGAGCTGCTCCAACGCTTCCCCGACGCCAAGCGCGCCGGCAAATCCTTTTCCATCTTCATCCACCGCGGCATGGAGTTCGCCCCGCCGCGCGGCGCCACCATACACGAGGATCTTCTGCGCCGCGACCTTACCGTGAACGCCCTGGCCATGGACGAAGACGGCAGGCTCTACCTGCATCCCCGCGCCGCCGAGGACCTCGCGAACCAAGTGCTCCGGCCGGCTTCGGACCGCTCCTTCACCGACGATCCCCTGCGCGTGTTCCGCGGCCCACGTTTTCTGGCCAAGCATCCGGACTTCTCGGCCCATCCGGAGCTCGTATCGGCCATGCGCCAGGCGGCGGAGGACGGCCTGCTGGACGGCCTGGACGCCGAGCGCGTGGGCGCCGAGGTCATCAAGACCCTGAACGCACCCAGACCCGGCAACTTCCTGCGGCTGCTGGCAAAGGCGCATTGCCTGGAACCATGGTTCCCGGAGCTTGCCGGCACGGACGACATCCCGGCAGGCCCCCTGCCCTTCCATGACGAGTCGGTGCTGGAGCACACGGCCCAGTGCATGGACCGCGCCGCGTCGCTCTGCGCCTTTTTCCCGCAGGCCGAGGTCCCCACCGCGGTGTGGATGTCGCTCTGCCACGATCTGGGCAAGGCGTCCACCGATCCGGAGCTCTGGCCCAAACACTACGGCCACGAAGGCCGCGGCGAGGAGTCGGCAGCGGCTCTGGCCGACCGTCTGCGCCTCTCCAACCGGCTGCGCAAGGCCGGAACCGTGGCCTCGGCCAGGCACATGACCATGGCCCGCTACGCCTCCCTGCGGCCCGGAACCCGCGTAGACATGCTCGACGCGCTGCACAGGGACCGCCTCGTGGAGGAGATGCTCGTCACCGCCGCGGCCGACGGCGACATTCCGCCGGACGCCGCGCTGTTCACCGCCGTCCGCCAGGACCTTTCGCGAATGCTTGCGGTGCATCTGCCGTCGGAAGATCAGGGTAAGGGCCCGGAGAGCGGAGAAAAGCTGCGGAGCCTGCGCTGCCAGGCGCTGGCGGAGTCGGACTCGTCCCTCTGA
- a CDS encoding alpha/beta hydrolase, translating into MKRRAIQMPMQILLALIGLYAAVCVLVHFMQPRLVFHPHAELEADPTDAGLPFEDLTLTAEDGTSIHAWFIPGEGEGGGAGLSGVFCHGNAGNLSHRLDTMKILRGLGIDMLYFDYRGYGRSGGKPTEEGTAMDARAAYRWLTLEKGAKPDRVVAWGRSLGGAVAARLADEQTVAALVLETAFTSIPDMGQRMYPFLPVRLLASTRMATLEHLRRVRVPVLIAHGTADETVPYDMGRTLFEAAHEPKTFLELAGGHNDFFLVMGDDYAVAVERFLESIPR; encoded by the coding sequence ATGAAGCGTCGCGCCATTCAAATGCCCATGCAGATACTTCTCGCACTCATCGGACTGTACGCCGCTGTCTGCGTGCTCGTCCATTTCATGCAGCCGCGGCTCGTGTTCCATCCCCATGCCGAGCTCGAAGCCGATCCCACGGACGCTGGCTTACCCTTCGAGGATCTGACCCTGACCGCCGAGGATGGCACGTCCATCCACGCCTGGTTCATTCCCGGAGAAGGCGAGGGCGGCGGCGCCGGCCTTTCCGGGGTGTTCTGCCACGGCAACGCCGGCAACCTCTCCCATCGGTTGGACACCATGAAGATCCTGCGCGGTCTGGGCATCGACATGCTTTACTTCGACTACCGCGGCTACGGCAGAAGCGGCGGCAAGCCCACGGAGGAGGGCACGGCCATGGACGCCCGCGCCGCCTACCGCTGGCTGACGCTGGAGAAGGGCGCGAAGCCGGATCGGGTGGTAGCCTGGGGCCGCTCCCTGGGCGGAGCCGTGGCCGCGCGCCTGGCCGACGAGCAGACCGTGGCCGCCCTCGTGCTGGAGACCGCCTTCACCTCCATCCCGGACATGGGTCAGCGGATGTACCCCTTCCTGCCGGTGCGGCTGCTGGCATCGACCAGGATGGCCACCCTGGAGCACCTGCGCCGGGTGCGCGTGCCCGTGCTCATCGCCCATGGCACGGCCGACGAAACCGTGCCCTATGACATGGGGCGGACCCTGTTCGAGGCGGCCCACGAGCCCAAGACGTTCCTGGAGCTGGCCGGCGGCCACAACGATTTCTTTCTGGTCATGGGCGATGACTACGCCGTGGCAGTGGAGCGGTTTCTGGAAAGCATACCGCGGTAG
- a CDS encoding exopolyphosphatase has protein sequence MRLLTRSDFDGLICAVLLKEAGIMTEWKFVHPKDLQDGVIEVGPNDVLANVPYVPGCGLWFDHHTSEQERLDKNITFEGMAEPLPSCARVIWNYYGGEETFPKRFNDMLAAVDKCDSGQLDEKDILDPTGWVLLSFVMDPRTGLGRYRDYTISNYQLMERLIEHCRTMDIDEILSLMDVKERLERYFAHQEPYKKMLRDNALVRGSLVTIDLREQEEIFVGNRFMVYALYPECNLSLRIIWGLRKMNTVFTMGRSILNRTATLDVGRLMLRFGGGGHRAVGTCQVPNEEANTALEEILKAVDKEND, from the coding sequence ATGCGACTGCTGACCCGCTCAGACTTCGACGGCCTGATCTGCGCCGTGCTTCTTAAGGAAGCAGGCATTATGACGGAATGGAAGTTCGTCCACCCAAAGGACCTTCAGGACGGCGTCATCGAGGTCGGCCCCAACGACGTGCTGGCCAACGTGCCGTACGTGCCAGGCTGCGGTCTGTGGTTCGACCACCACACCAGCGAGCAGGAACGCCTGGACAAGAACATCACCTTCGAAGGCATGGCCGAGCCGCTGCCCTCCTGCGCCCGCGTGATCTGGAACTACTACGGCGGGGAGGAGACCTTTCCCAAGCGTTTCAACGACATGCTCGCCGCGGTGGACAAGTGCGATTCCGGGCAGCTGGACGAGAAAGACATCCTGGACCCCACCGGCTGGGTGCTGCTCAGCTTTGTGATGGACCCCCGCACCGGTCTGGGCCGCTACCGCGACTACACCATCTCCAACTACCAGCTCATGGAGCGGCTCATCGAGCACTGCCGCACCATGGACATCGATGAGATTCTGAGCCTGATGGACGTGAAGGAGCGGCTGGAGCGCTACTTCGCCCACCAGGAGCCGTACAAGAAGATGCTGCGCGACAACGCCCTGGTGCGCGGATCGCTGGTGACCATCGACCTGCGCGAGCAGGAGGAGATATTTGTCGGCAACCGCTTCATGGTCTATGCCCTGTATCCCGAGTGCAACCTCTCCCTGCGTATCATCTGGGGCCTGCGCAAGATGAACACGGTCTTCACCATGGGCCGGTCTATCCTTAACAGAACCGCCACCCTGGACGTGGGCCGGCTGATGCTGCGCTTTGGCGGCGGCGGCCACCGCGCCGTGGGAACCTGCCAGGTGCCCAACGAAGAGGCCAACACCGCCCTGGAAGAAATTCTTAAAGCGGTGGACAAAGAGAACGACTGA
- the cysS gene encoding cysteine--tRNA ligase — protein MRFYNSLTRTKEEFKPIHENRVNMYVCGITAYDYCHIGHARSAVVFDVIVRYLRARGYEVVFARNFTDVDDKIINRANEVGASSHDIAEKFMAAFHEDMDALGVLRADLEPKATDHIGDMIELTQNLMNKGFAYTTLSGDVYYRVRAFADYGKLSNRNLDDLRAGARIAPDEGKEDPLDFALWKAAKPGEPSWDSPWGKGRPGWHTECSAMSENLLELPLDIHGGGQDLIFPHHENEIAQSEAATGKDFVHFWVHNGFVQIDSEKMSKSLGNFKTIRDIYESYLPETLRYFLLTKHYRSPIDFTFDSMDEAEKNLRRVYTVLADVEEELTREKRKKSPLPEDFSRELEEAVTGFAESMEDDCNTAGAIGHVFGAVKVVGRLLDDAKLRKTEDAKAVFERFSQIMQEMGGVLGLFGQNPRTFLEDLKAKRLTRRNVDVAEVEKLVAQRTEAKKSKDFETADSIRDSLTQMGVEVRDTPQGPVWDML, from the coding sequence ATGCGATTCTACAACTCCCTGACCCGGACCAAGGAAGAGTTCAAGCCCATTCACGAAAACCGTGTGAACATGTACGTCTGCGGCATCACGGCCTATGATTACTGCCACATCGGCCACGCCCGCTCGGCCGTGGTCTTCGACGTCATCGTGCGCTACCTGCGCGCCCGCGGCTACGAGGTGGTCTTTGCGCGCAACTTCACGGACGTGGACGACAAGATCATCAACCGGGCCAACGAGGTCGGCGCTTCCAGCCACGACATCGCCGAGAAGTTCATGGCCGCGTTCCACGAGGATATGGACGCGCTGGGCGTGCTGCGCGCCGATCTGGAGCCCAAGGCCACCGACCACATCGGCGACATGATCGAGCTGACTCAGAACCTTATGAACAAGGGCTTTGCCTACACCACCCTGTCCGGCGACGTGTACTACCGCGTGCGCGCCTTCGCCGACTACGGCAAGCTCTCCAACCGCAATCTGGACGACCTGCGCGCCGGAGCGCGCATCGCCCCGGACGAGGGCAAGGAAGATCCCCTGGATTTCGCCCTGTGGAAGGCGGCCAAGCCCGGCGAGCCCTCCTGGGACAGCCCATGGGGCAAGGGCCGGCCCGGCTGGCACACCGAGTGCTCGGCCATGAGCGAGAACCTGCTGGAGCTGCCCCTGGACATCCACGGCGGCGGACAGGACCTCATCTTCCCCCACCACGAGAACGAGATCGCCCAGTCCGAGGCGGCCACGGGCAAGGATTTCGTCCACTTCTGGGTCCACAACGGCTTCGTGCAGATCGACTCCGAGAAGATGTCCAAGTCGCTGGGCAACTTCAAGACCATCCGCGACATCTACGAAAGCTACCTGCCGGAGACCCTGCGCTACTTCCTGCTTACCAAGCACTACCGCAGCCCCATTGACTTCACCTTCGACTCCATGGACGAGGCCGAGAAGAACCTGCGCCGCGTGTACACCGTGCTGGCCGACGTGGAGGAGGAGCTGACCCGCGAGAAGCGCAAGAAATCCCCCCTGCCCGAGGACTTCTCCCGCGAGCTGGAAGAAGCCGTGACCGGCTTTGCCGAGTCCATGGAGGACGACTGCAACACGGCCGGCGCCATCGGCCACGTGTTCGGCGCGGTCAAGGTGGTGGGACGCCTGCTGGACGACGCCAAGCTGCGCAAGACCGAGGACGCCAAAGCGGTGTTCGAGCGGTTCAGCCAGATCATGCAGGAGATGGGCGGCGTGCTCGGCCTCTTCGGCCAGAACCCCCGCACCTTCCTGGAAGACCTCAAGGCCAAGCGGCTGACGCGCCGCAACGTAGACGTGGCCGAGGTGGAAAAGCTCGTGGCCCAGCGCACCGAAGCCAAGAAGTCCAAGGACTTCGAAACCGCGGACTCCATTCGCGACTCCCTCACCCAGATGGGCGTGGAGGTTCGCGACACCCCGCAGGGACCGGTCTGGGACATGCTCTGA
- a CDS encoding M48 family metallopeptidase, translated as MPYPRPFVSWRRILTLTLAVLMFIQLTAGAAFAQFNFDFTLKDEKELGRKLAVLIRTRVPLVEDPYIVNYCRKVVKRLVAVMPPQPFDIDVNVIRHSAVNAFAAPAGHVFIHTGLLLNFDSESEVAGVLAHELAHVSQRHIAHKVERTQTLSILSLLGALAGMFVGGEVGEGMIMGSQAASASAQLKYSREDETEADRIGMNYLISAGYPAQGLLDSFKKIQKLSWLGGGNTIPTYLSTHPGIDVRIGYIDSLLHRMNRQTPEKQDNTEFLRVQALLRAEYTDPKSALQYFSQQKSEFPCLDAMGRGVALSRMNRFKEAEVAFREALQCGSDDSLVCREAGRFYFAKGDFKTAGYLLDRAAAMDPDDLMALFFLARLQGEQGHADTSARLYERILRAIPEDPEVHFYYGRMLGSAGHLFKAHLHLAYSALYKEKRRQYEMYKQKASGYQRTPEEKAELEEMQKIFDERSEYWQ; from the coding sequence ATGCCGTACCCGAGACCATTCGTATCCTGGCGGCGCATCCTTACGCTGACGCTGGCCGTGTTGATGTTCATCCAGCTCACGGCCGGCGCGGCTTTTGCGCAGTTCAATTTTGACTTCACCCTCAAGGACGAGAAGGAGCTTGGCCGTAAGCTGGCCGTGCTCATCAGAACGCGCGTCCCCCTGGTGGAGGACCCCTACATCGTCAATTACTGCCGCAAGGTGGTAAAGCGGTTGGTGGCTGTCATGCCGCCACAGCCGTTCGACATCGACGTCAACGTCATCCGGCACAGCGCGGTAAACGCCTTTGCCGCACCGGCCGGCCACGTCTTCATCCACACGGGCCTCCTCCTCAACTTTGACAGCGAGTCCGAGGTGGCCGGCGTTCTGGCGCACGAGCTGGCCCACGTCTCACAACGGCACATCGCCCACAAGGTCGAGCGTACGCAGACGCTCTCCATCCTCTCGCTGCTGGGCGCCCTGGCCGGTATGTTCGTGGGCGGCGAAGTGGGCGAGGGCATGATCATGGGCTCCCAGGCCGCATCGGCCAGCGCGCAGCTCAAGTACAGCCGCGAAGACGAAACCGAAGCCGACCGCATCGGCATGAACTATCTGATCAGCGCCGGCTACCCGGCGCAGGGGTTGCTCGATTCCTTCAAGAAGATCCAGAAGCTCTCCTGGCTGGGCGGGGGCAACACCATCCCCACCTACCTTTCCACCCACCCGGGCATTGACGTGCGCATCGGCTACATCGACTCCCTGCTGCACCGAATGAACAGGCAAACGCCGGAGAAGCAGGACAACACGGAGTTCTTGCGCGTGCAGGCGCTGCTACGGGCGGAGTACACCGACCCCAAGAGCGCGCTGCAATACTTCTCCCAGCAGAAGTCCGAGTTCCCCTGCCTGGACGCCATGGGCCGGGGCGTCGCCCTCTCGCGCATGAACCGCTTCAAGGAGGCGGAGGTGGCGTTCCGCGAGGCGCTCCAGTGCGGCAGCGACGACAGCCTGGTCTGCCGTGAGGCGGGCCGTTTCTACTTTGCCAAGGGCGATTTCAAGACGGCCGGCTACCTTCTGGACCGCGCCGCCGCCATGGACCCCGACGACCTCATGGCGCTCTTCTTCCTGGCGCGCCTGCAGGGCGAGCAAGGCCACGCCGACACCTCGGCCAGACTCTACGAGCGTATTCTGCGCGCCATTCCGGAGGACCCGGAGGTCCACTTCTACTATGGTCGCATGCTGGGCTCCGCCGGGCACCTCTTCAAAGCCCACCTGCACCTGGCATACAGCGCGCTGTATAAGGAAAAACGCCGCCAGTACGAGATGTACAAGCAGAAGGCGTCCGGCTACCAGCGCACGCCGGAGGAAAAAGCCGAGCTGGAAGAGATGCAAAAGATCTTTGATGAACGTAGCGAGTATTGGCAGTAG